Within Alcaligenes sp. SDU_A2, the genomic segment TGGGAGAGAGGGAGGCGATTATGGCCTGGACGAATTTTTAGAACCAAGGTCTGTTCAACTTCCAGAGCCAGCTTATTAAAGGGGAAGCTTGTCATGTACGAACAACTGAACATTACAAAAACAGGAATCAATCACCGGATCGGTCTTGTTACCCTGAACCGGCCCGACAAACTCAATGCGCTGACCAAAGTCATGGAAGCGGAGCTGCACGATGCGATGGATAGCCTTAATCGCGACGAAGAGATTCGCGTAGTCGTGTTGACTGGTGCAGGTAAGGGGTTTTGCGCTGGTATGGACATCAGTGAACTTGAAGTGCTGCCACCGGGGGATATTCGCGCCGAGCAGTGGATGCGACCCTTTGACATGAATCGGCGCGCAGACTATCAGACTCGTTATGGCTATTTCCCTGCTATGCACAAGCCGGTCATCGCAGCCATCAACGGGGCTGCTGCTGGTTTAGGATTGGTATTCGCGCTTTATAGCGATATGCGCTTTGCAAGCACGAAGGCAGTATTCAGTACTGCATTCTCGCGTCGCGGCCTGATTGCAGAGCATGGCATTGCTTGGCTGTTACCACGTATTGTCGGCCCAGGCCATGCGGCCGACTTGCTCTACTCGGCACGTAAAGTTTTGGCCGACGAAGCACTGCGTATAGGCCTGATCGATAGACTGGTCGATGCGGATGCATTGATGGAAATGACTCTTGCGTACGCTGATGAATTGGCTGAGCACGTATCGCCACGTTCCATGCAGGTGATCAAGCGGCAATTG encodes:
- a CDS encoding enoyl-CoA hydratase; protein product: MYEQLNITKTGINHRIGLVTLNRPDKLNALTKVMEAELHDAMDSLNRDEEIRVVVLTGAGKGFCAGMDISELEVLPPGDIRAEQWMRPFDMNRRADYQTRYGYFPAMHKPVIAAINGAAAGLGLVFALYSDMRFASTKAVFSTAFSRRGLIAEHGIAWLLPRIVGPGHAADLLYSARKVLADEALRIGLIDRLVDADALMEMTLAYADELAEHVSPRSMQVIKRQLAEQPFQSLAQATQMANVEMFDSIQSDDFAEGVAHFVERRPPRFTGR